In Coregonus clupeaformis isolate EN_2021a chromosome 7, ASM2061545v1, whole genome shotgun sequence, one genomic interval encodes:
- the LOC121570189 gene encoding serine-rich adhesin for platelets-like, producing MAQTREALDDSVGLQNPEGLQLEAEEGDLGPGDPQDWSQDGARKRIGGGGDITSLCDSLSSLLGVKDPHTERKNSSYHTAGACRARHTAERSQNQHSTEKLAEKYSGEIHNQQHSTEKLAETYSGEIHNQQHSTEKLAETYSGEIHNQQHSTEKLAEKYSGEIHNQQHSTEKLAEKYSGEIHNQQHSTEKLAEKYSGEIHNQQHSTEKLADKYSVEIHNQQHSTEKLAEKYSGEIHKQQHSTKNTEKYSVEIHNQQRSTKNTEKYSVEIHNQQHSTKNTEKYSVEIHNQQHSTEKLTEKKRHKHRTEKETQHGAEKVSKEVHVTQITGNQKTLIHHTGSHKQNSPGRHQIDIAQSTETFTRRNSTETQTQSSTEKRCTGLTNTGMCNQHRMDTQRVDLLYTLHSVEKQSSQIHSSHLEQVSLASQNTDRQVSHNQRIAETHCRDTHNTIELQCSDISDTHVTLCTDTHNIANTHNIANTHNIANTHKPDTHCRLTHNHHKPNTHCRLTHNNHKPDTHCRLTHNNHKPNTHCELIAEPSTDTQCTETHTTDTICMDTQHTETEGSSEPTTETEGSSEPTTETETEGSSEPTTETEGSSEPTTETEGSSEPTTETETETETETKPQPQAFLSATKPHGEACRACVHCQEEHKVCVTTRNSAEPTEPSGTEETVNGICSIMSSVEAGLPFEVGLTVEVRLSPPLDARGPIPLSNNLSPDLSLSPSQDRKGINQLESQLASPVPPTGLDSGGITEIQQHQQQQTQSVSSRPLKEDAVQTQGLIPELQDQGDSSTETPRDSEHSPGESTRDELQLDSAHLQSHTEGGSEERLPPTPTPSPT from the coding sequence ACCCGGGAAGCTCTTGATGACTCAGTGGGACTGCAGAACCCAGAGGGATTACAATTAGAGGCGGAGGAGGGGGATTTGGGACCCGGCGACCCCCAAGACTGGAGCCAGGACGGGGCGAGGAAGAGGATCGGCGGTGGGGGTGACATCACCTCGTTGTGTGactctctgtcttccctgctgGGGGTGAAGGACCCACACACAGAAAGGAAGAACAGCAGCTACCACACCGCTGGGGCCTGTAGAGccagacacacagcagagaggAGCCAGAACCAACACAGCACAGAGAAACTCGCAGAGAAATACAGCGGAGAGATTCATAACCAACAACACAGCACAGAGAAACTCGCAGAGACATACAGCGGAGAGATTCATAACCAACAACACAGCACAGAGAAACTCGCAGAGACATACAGCGGAGAGATTCATAACCAACAACACAGCACAGAGAAACTCGCAGAGAAATACAGCGGAGAGATTCATAACCAACAACACAGCACAGAGAAACTCGCAGAGAAATACAGCGGAGAGATTCATAACCAACAACACAGCACAGAGAAACTCGCAGAGAAATACAGCGGAGAGATTCATAACCAACAACACAGCACAGAGAAACTCGCAGATAAATACAGCGTGGAGATTCATAACCAACAACACAGCACAGAGAAACTCGCAGAGAAATACAGCGGAGAGATTCATAAGCAACAACACAGCACAAAGAACACAGAGAAATACAGCGTGGAGATTCATAACCAACAACGCAGCACAAAGAACACAGAGAAATACAGCGTGGAGATTCATAACCAACAACACAGCACAAAGAACACAGAGAAATACAGCGTGGAGATTCATAACCAACAACACAGCACAGAGAAACTCACAGAGAAGAAGCGACACAAGCACAGGACAGAGAAAGAAACCCAGCATGGCGCTGAGAAAGTCAGTAAAGAGGTTCATGTCACTCAAATCACAGGTAATCAGAAAACACTAATACACCACACAGGGTCCCACAAACAGAATAGCCCAGGCAGACACCAGATCGACATCGCACAAAGCACAGAAACGTTTACACGGAGAAACAGCACGGAGACACAAACGCAGAGCAGCACAGAGAAACGGTGCACAGGGTTAACCAACACAGGGATGTGTAATCAACATAGAATGGATACACAACGTGTAGATCTTCTGTACACTCTGCACAGTGTAGAGAAACAGAGTTCACAAATACACAGCAGTCACCTGGAGCAGGTAAGCCTTGCTAGCcagaatacagacagacaggtgtcaCACAACCAGCGCATTGCAGAGACACactgcagagacacacacaacacaatagaGTTACAGTGTTCGGACATATCTGACACACACGTGACACTATGCACAGATACACACAATATAGCCAACACACACAATATAGCCAACACACACAATATAGCCAACACACACAAACCAGACACACACTGCAGGCTCACACACAACCAtcacaaaccaaacacacactgCAGGCTCACACACAACAATCACAAACCAGACACACACTGCAGGCTCACACACAACAAtcacaaaccaaacacacactgtGAACTTATTGCAGAGCCCAGTACTGACACACAgtgtacagaaacacacaccacagacacaatCTGTATGGACACAcagcacacagagacagaggggagtaGTGAACccaccacagagacagaggggagtaGTGAAcccaccacagagacagagacagaggggagtaGTGAACccaccacagagacagaggggagtaGTGAACccaccacagagacagaggggagtaGTGAAcccaccacagagacagagacagagacagagacagagacaaagccCCAGCCTCAGGCCTTCCTCAGTGCTACAAAGCCCCACGGTGAGGCATGCAGAGCATGTGTCCACTGCCAGGAAGAGCACAAGGTGTGTGTCACCACCAGGAACTCAGCAGAGCCGACTGAACCATCAGGGACAGAGGAAACAGTGAATGGCATCTGTTCAATCATGTCGTCCGTGGAGGCTGGACTTCCTTTTGAGGTGGGACTTACTGTAGAGGTGCGACTTTCTCCCCCGCTAGACGCCCGTGGGCCCATACCTCTTTCCAACAACCTGTCACCTGATCTGTCTCTCTCACCATCGCAAGACAGGAAGGGGATCAACCAACTGGAATCCCAGTTAGCCTCACCTGTCCCACCTACTGGGCTAGACAGTGGAGGAATTACAGAGatacaacaacatcaacaacaacaaacacagagcGTTAGTTCACGACCCCTGAAGGAGGATGccgttcagacccagggcctaaTCCCTGAGCTCCAGGACCAGGGGGACTCTAGCACAGAGACACCCAGGGACAGTGAGCACTCGCCTGGGGAGAGTACGAGGGATGAGCTCCAGCTTGATTCTGCTCATCTCCAGTCTCACACTGAGGGGGGGAGTGAGGAAcgcctgccccccacccccactccctcccccacATAG